The Prunus persica cultivar Lovell chromosome G8, Prunus_persica_NCBIv2, whole genome shotgun sequence genome includes a region encoding these proteins:
- the LOC18767947 gene encoding transcription factor GTE11 isoform X2 has product MAWSAIKRRQLEDGFGSFEFQFQTQKRIRSSRVSETQRNVAVEEKSTVGLPLRKGWALSATKNADPESEDLGFDEICQTQKRKRSSRVSETQRNVAVEKKLTVGLPLCMGLASSATKNANPESEEGFDEVCQTQKRKRFSRVSETQRKEKSTVGLPLRKVKGLVSSASKETLDCSKVLDSLMNLGHASYFNKPIVDPVAENLPGYFDEIWRPMDLGTVKSKLEKGVYSSADGFATDVRLIFSNAFRYFPLGSRNCAAAKHLSGVFETQWKEAEEKMSKTACPPPTPPLPKRRPNGKSSSACRVLIQSQEVVGVSDSHSVKSTKDDDLGTLVHHAIYQATDNLSPFKARRIQSLKMRFSGTIRKANKILKGLPDSPPRSKLMHRMEQRESARCAIFNMEKSVQFEDPLRDLKQLEIICGCGSEKIYLGLPLKHLGLYLKEDDELQGQDEEAFLNGDREEGEICWQESDWEEGEIRS; this is encoded by the coding sequence ATGGCGTGGTCTGCTATAAAGCGCAGACAATTGGAGGATGGATTTGGTTCCTTTGAGTTTCAGTTTCAGACCCAGAAGAGGATAAGGTCTTCTAGGGTTTCTGAGACCCAACGGAATGTAGCCGTTGAGGAAAAGTCGACCGTTGGTCTTCCTCTGCGCAAGGGTTGGGCTTTGTCTGCTACAAAAAATGCCGACCCAGAATCAGAAGATCTGGGTTTTGATGAAATCTGTCAGACccagaagaggaagaggtcTTCTAGGGTTTCTGAGACCCAACGGAATGTAGCCGTTGAAAAAAAGTTGACTGTTGGTCTTCCTCTGTGCATGGGTTTGGCTTCGTCTGCTACAAAAAATGCCAACCCGGAATCAGAAGAGGGTTTTGATGAAGTCTGTCAAACccagaagaggaagaggttTTCTAGGGTTTCTGAGACCCAACGGAAGGAAAAGTCGACTGTTGGTCTTCCTCTGCGCAAAGTCAAAGGTTTGGTTTCGTCTGCTTCAAAAGAGACGTTGGATTGTTCCAAAGTCTTGGATTCTCTGATGAACCTCGGCCATGCGAGCTACTTCAACAAGCCTATTGTTGATCCTGTGGCTGAGAATTTGCCGGGTTATTTCGACGAAATCTGGAGGCCGATGGATTTGGGTACTGTGAAATCGAAATTGGAGAAGGGTGTCTACTCCAGCGCTGATGGCTTTGCTACTGATGTCAGGCTTATCTTCTCAAACGCTTTCAGATATTTCCCCCTAGGGAGTAGAAATTGTGCAGCAGCCAAGCATCTCAGTGGGGTTTTTGAGACCCAATGGAAAGAAGCCGAGGAGAAAATGTCAAAGACTGCTTGTCCTCCTCCTACTCCTCCTCTGCCCAAACGGAGACCAAATGGCAAGAGCTCTTCTGCTTGTAGGGTTCTTATACAAAGTCAAGAGGTTGTTGGGGTTTCTGATTCTCACTCAGTTAAGTCAACCAAAGATGATGACTTGGGCACCCTTGTTCATCATGCCATTTATCAGGCCACAGACAATCTTTCTCCATTTAAGGCTAGGCGAATTCAGTCGCTCAAGATGCGATTTTCAGGTACAATACGAAAAGCAAACAAGATACTTAAGGGTCTACCTGATTCTCCACCAAGGAGTAAATTGATGCATCGGATGGAGCAAAGGGAATCGGCCCGATGTGCCATTTTTAACATGGAGAAGTCAGTCCAATTTGAGGACCCTTTAAGGGATCTCAAACAACTTGAGATTATATGTGGCTGTGGCAGTGAAAAGATCTACCTTGGATTGCCCCTTAAGCATTTGGGTTTGTACctcaaagaagatgacgagTTACAGGGTCAGGACGAGGAGGCTTTTCTGAATGGAGATCGGGAGGAAGGCGAGATCTGCTGGCAGGAAAGCGATTGGGAGGAAGGTGAGATCCGCTCATGA
- the LOC18767526 gene encoding LOW QUALITY PROTEIN: protein HIRA (The sequence of the model RefSeq protein was modified relative to this genomic sequence to represent the inferred CDS: inserted 2 bases in 1 codon), with product MIAEKPSWIRHEGMQIFSIDVQPGGLRLATGGGDHKVRVWNMKSLGRDLENEESSQRLLATLRDHFGSVNCVRWAKHGRYVASGSDDQVILIHERKPGSGTTEFGSGEPPDVENWKVAMTLRGHTADVVDLNWSPDDSMLASGSLDNTIHIWNMSNGICTAVLRGHSSLVKGVTWDPIGSFIASQSDDKTVIIWRTSDWSLAHRTDGHWAKSLGSTFFRRLGWSPCGHFITTTHGFQKPRHSAPVLERGEWSATFDFLGHNAPVIVVKFNHSMFRRNISNAQEKAAPVGWTNGASKMGGKEKEPQPYNVIAIGSQDRTITVWTTASPRPLFVAKHFFTQSVVDLSWSPDGYSLFACSLDGSVATFHFEVKELGNRLTDAELDELKRSRYGDVRGRQANLAESPAQLLLEAASAKQAPSKKVVLDQQNQTVVKPSVDARVATKTSVDGLNKASLSARISSPVKQREYRRPDGRKRIIPEAVGVPLQQENISVGPQSQALDFPPMPSDKKNDDNGLAAADSSIRDSSVRGTLGRSTEIKEGHGVTARAMITKSLVIEKVTASTGRDESITVEQSGNAKASSSLGASCSALSIRVFDKKEGEDTVPICLEAQPREQAANDIVGMGNTFIMKETEITCTRGLQILWSDRISGKVTVLAGNANFWAVGCEDGCIQVYTKCGRRAMPTMMVGSAAIFIDCDECWKLFLVTRKGSFYVWDLFKRNCLLHDSLASLVASNPNPSAKDAGVIKVISAKLSRSGSPLVVLATRHAFLFDMGLMCWLRVADDCFPGSNFSSSWHSGSTQRGELAALQVDVRKYVARKPGWSRVTDDGVQTRAHLEAQLASSLALKSPKDYRQCLLSYIRFLAREADESRLREVCESFLGPPTGMVEDTPLDPKNLAWDPYVLGMRKHKLLREDILPAMASNRKVQRLLNEFMDLISEYESAETNLEKRSQTSPTARPPAADQMDXPSGTNQKDSVPAATDQKKSVPASIDEKDSSQLAADKENSAQAAEDTVNSDPQMINQVSLAPQDAGS from the exons ATGATTGCAGAAAAGCCCAGTTGGATTAGGCACGAGGGAATGCAAATTTTCTCCATTGATGTTCAGCCTGGTGGACTTAGGCTGGCCACTGGTGGGGGTGACCACAAG GTGCGAGTATGGAACATGAAATCCCTTGGCAGGGATTTGGAAAATGAAGAATCATCCCAGAGGCTACTTGCAACTCTCCGTGATCACTTTGGTTCTGTGAACTGTGTTAGGTGGGCTAAGCATGGTAGGTATGTTGCTTCAGGATCTGATGATCAAGTGATTCTAATTCATGAGAGGAAGCCTGGTTCAGGAACCACTGAGTTTGGTAGTGGGGAGCCCCCTGATGTTGAGAATTGGAAAGTTGCAATGACTTTGAGAGGGCATACTGCAGATGTG GTGGATCTTAATTGGTCTCCGGATGACTCGATGTTGGCCAGTGGAAGTTTAGATAACACTATACACATCTGGAATATGAGCAATGGTATTTGCACTGCTGTTCTAAGGGGTCACTCTAGCCTGGTTAAAGGAGTTACTTGGGATCCAATTGGTTCATTCATAGCAAGTCAATCAGATGATAAGACTGTAATTATTTGGCGAACAAGCGACTGGAGTCTTGCTCACAGGACAGACGGCCACTGGGCAAAATCA CTTGGATCTACCTTTTTCAGGCGGCTGGGATGGTCCCCTTGTGGCCACTTCATTACTACCACTCACGGGTTCCAGAAACCAAGGCATTCTGCACCTGTCCTAGAGAGAGGGGAATGGTCTGCTACATTTGACTTCTTAGGACATAATGCCCCCGTGATCGTAGTGAAGTTTAATCATTCAATGTTTAGGAGGAATATTTCCAATGCTCAGGAAAAAGCAGCACCTGTGGGGTGGACTAATGGGGCTTCAAAGATGGgtgggaaagagaaagaaccaCAACCTTACAATGTCATTGCAATTGGGAGTCAGGATAGAACCATAACTGTCTGGACAACTGCAAGTCCCCGGCCTCTCTTTGTAGCAAAGCATTTCTTTACTCAAAGTGTTGTGGATTTATCCTG GAGCCCTGATGGTTATTCACTTTTTGCATGTTCTTTGGATGGGTCAGTGGCTACTTTCCATTTTGAGGTGAAAGAGCTTGGCAATAGGTTAACTGATGCTGAACTGGATGAATTGAAGAGAAGTCGTTATGGTGATGTTAGAGGTCGGCAAGCAAATTTAGCAGAAAGCCCAGCACAGTTATTGCTTGAAGCAGCCTCTGCTAAGCAGGCCCCAAGCAAAAAAGTGGTTCTGGATCAGCAAAACCAGACAGTTGTAAAACCTTCTGTTGATGCAAGGGTTGCAACAAAAACTTCTGTTGATGGTTTAAATAAGGCTTCATTGTCTGCCAGAATTTCTAGTCCTGTGAAGCAGAGGGAATATAGACGGCCTGATGGTAGAAAGAGGATTATTCCAGAAGCTGTTGGGGTGCCTCTCCAGCAGGAAAATATATCTGTTGGGCCTCAGTCGCAGGCTCTTGACTTCCCTCCTATGCCttctgataaaaaaaatgatgataaTGGGTTAGCCGCTGCTGATAGTAGCATTAGAGACAGTTCTGTTAGGGGAACGCTTGGTAGGAGCACTGAAATAAAGGAGGGACATGGGGTCACTGCTAGAGCTATGATTACCAAAAGCCTGGTTATTGAGAAGGTTACCGCATCCACAGGCAGAGATGAAAGCATAACTGTGGAGCAGTCGGGAAATGCCAAGGCTTCTAGTTCGCTAGGCGCTTCTTGTTCCGCTCTTTCAATTAGGGTGTTCGATAAGAAAGAAGGGGAAGATACTGTACCAATTTGCTTGGAAGCTCAACCCCGAGAACAAGCTGCAAACGACATTGTTGGCATGGGAAATACATTTATCAtgaaagaaacagaaattaCTTGCACAAGGGGGTTGCAAATTCTTTGGTCGGATAGGATATCTGGGAAAGTCACTGTTTTAGCTGGAAATGCAAACTTTTGGGCTGTTGGCTGTGAGGATGGATGCATACAG GTTTACACAAAATGCGGGAGACGTGCTATGCCAACTATGATGGTAGGATCTGCAGCAATATTTATAGATTGTGATGAGTGCTGGAAGTTGTTTTTGGTTACAAGAAAAGGATCCTTTTATGTGTGGGATCTATTCAAGCGGAACTGTCTTCTTCATGATTCGTTGGCATCTCTGGTTGCTTCAAACCCAAACCCATCTGCAAAAGATGCAG GTGTGATCAAAGTTATATCAGCAAAGCTATCAAGATCTGGTTCTCCTCTTGTTGTTCTTGCCACTCGCCATGCCTTCCTCTTTGACATGGGCCTGATGTGCTGGCTTAGGGTTGCAGATGACTGCTTTCCTGGGTCAAATTTTTCAAGCTCCTGGCATTCGGGTTCAACTCAGAGGGGTGAGCTGGCAGCTTTGCAGGTTGATGTTCGGAAATATGTGGCCAGGAAGCCAGGTTGGAGTAG GGTGACTGATGATGGAGTGCAGACACGTGCTCATTTGGAAGCTCAGTTGGCTTCTTCACTGGCTTTAAAGTCCCCTAAAGACTATCGTCAATGCCTTCTTTCATACATACGCTTCCTTGCGAG AGAAGCAGATGAGTCTCGCTTACGAGAAGTCTGTGAGAGTTTCCTTGGACCTCCAACTGGGATGGTGGAGGATACGCCTTTAGATCCAAAGAACCTGGCATGGGATCCTTATGTGCTT GGAATGAGGAAACATAAACTCTTACGAGAAGATATTCTTCCGGCAATGGCTTCAAATAGAAAAGTACAGCGATTGCTTAATGAATTCATGGATCTCATTTCCGAATATGAAAGCGCTGAAACAAATCTAGAGAAAAGGTCTCAAACTTCACCAACAGCACGTCCACCAGCAGCTGATCAAATGGA TCCATCTGGGACAAATCAAAAGGACTCTGTCCCTGCTGCAACAGATCAAAAGAAGTCTGTTCCTGCTTCAATTGATGAAAAGGACTCCTCCCAGTTAGCAGCAGATAAAGAGAATTCTGCTCAAGCGGCAGAAGATACAGTTAATTCAGATCCACAAATGATCAATCAAGTTAGTCTTGCTCCACAAGATGCAGGTTCTTGA
- the LOC18767947 gene encoding transcription factor GTE11 isoform X1 — protein sequence MAWSAIKRRQLEDGFGSFEFQFQTQKRIRSSRVSETQRNVAVEEKSTVGLPLRKGWALSATKNADPESEDLGFDEICQTQKRKRSSRVSETQRNVAVEKKLTVGLPLCMGLASSATKNANPESEEGFDEVCQTQKRKRFSRVSETQRKEKSTVGLPLRKVKGLVSSASKETLDCSKVLDSLMNLGHASYFNKPIVDPVAENLPGYFDEIWRPMDLGTVKSKLEKGVYSSADGFATDVRLIFSNAFRYFPLGSRNCAAAKHLSGVFETQWKEAEEKMSKTACPPPTPPLPKRRPNGKSSSACRVLIQSQEVVGVSDSHSVKSTKDDDLGTLVHHAIYQATDNLSPFKARRIQSLKMRFSGTIRKANKILKGLPDSPPRSKLMHRMEQRESARCAIFNMEKSVQFEDPLRDLKQLEIICGCGSEKIYLGLPLKHLGLYLKEDDELQGQDEEAFLNGDREEGEICWQESDWEEDLEFNPLLDKIDDLESCYYGISLSFTF from the exons ATGGCGTGGTCTGCTATAAAGCGCAGACAATTGGAGGATGGATTTGGTTCCTTTGAGTTTCAGTTTCAGACCCAGAAGAGGATAAGGTCTTCTAGGGTTTCTGAGACCCAACGGAATGTAGCCGTTGAGGAAAAGTCGACCGTTGGTCTTCCTCTGCGCAAGGGTTGGGCTTTGTCTGCTACAAAAAATGCCGACCCAGAATCAGAAGATCTGGGTTTTGATGAAATCTGTCAGACccagaagaggaagaggtcTTCTAGGGTTTCTGAGACCCAACGGAATGTAGCCGTTGAAAAAAAGTTGACTGTTGGTCTTCCTCTGTGCATGGGTTTGGCTTCGTCTGCTACAAAAAATGCCAACCCGGAATCAGAAGAGGGTTTTGATGAAGTCTGTCAAACccagaagaggaagaggttTTCTAGGGTTTCTGAGACCCAACGGAAGGAAAAGTCGACTGTTGGTCTTCCTCTGCGCAAAGTCAAAGGTTTGGTTTCGTCTGCTTCAAAAGAGACGTTGGATTGTTCCAAAGTCTTGGATTCTCTGATGAACCTCGGCCATGCGAGCTACTTCAACAAGCCTATTGTTGATCCTGTGGCTGAGAATTTGCCGGGTTATTTCGACGAAATCTGGAGGCCGATGGATTTGGGTACTGTGAAATCGAAATTGGAGAAGGGTGTCTACTCCAGCGCTGATGGCTTTGCTACTGATGTCAGGCTTATCTTCTCAAACGCTTTCAGATATTTCCCCCTAGGGAGTAGAAATTGTGCAGCAGCCAAGCATCTCAGTGGGGTTTTTGAGACCCAATGGAAAGAAGCCGAGGAGAAAATGTCAAAGACTGCTTGTCCTCCTCCTACTCCTCCTCTGCCCAAACGGAGACCAAATGGCAAGAGCTCTTCTGCTTGTAGGGTTCTTATACAAAGTCAAGAGGTTGTTGGGGTTTCTGATTCTCACTCAGTTAAGTCAACCAAAGATGATGACTTGGGCACCCTTGTTCATCATGCCATTTATCAGGCCACAGACAATCTTTCTCCATTTAAGGCTAGGCGAATTCAGTCGCTCAAGATGCGATTTTCAGGTACAATACGAAAAGCAAACAAGATACTTAAGGGTCTACCTGATTCTCCACCAAGGAGTAAATTGATGCATCGGATGGAGCAAAGGGAATCGGCCCGATGTGCCATTTTTAACATGGAGAAGTCAGTCCAATTTGAGGACCCTTTAAGGGATCTCAAACAACTTGAGATTATATGTGGCTGTGGCAGTGAAAAGATCTACCTTGGATTGCCCCTTAAGCATTTGGGTTTGTACctcaaagaagatgacgagTTACAGGGTCAGGACGAGGAGGCTTTTCTGAATGGAGATCGGGAGGAAGGCGAGATCTGCTGGCAGGAAAGCGATTGGGAGGAAG ATTTGGAATTTAACCCACTGCTCGACAAGATAGATGACTTAGAATCTTGTTATTATGGAATATCTTTAAGTTTTACTTTCTAA